In Halobaculum sp. XH14, a single genomic region encodes these proteins:
- the dacZ gene encoding diadenylate cyclase DacZ, translating into MSRPTDLLSDLVGDVDGVVLFSPSGSQYTEFVEAEGDPVVVAADNDVEAERYVELPLTFDNVKDRIRFGIEGAMERDFLEDGDTVACAVGVFDDAIDGVVRTPVDESMHSGIFDLFANSRADPNVVRDVFDVAIELGKKGQKGKPVGALFVVGDAGKVMNKSRPLSYNPFEKSHVHVGDPIVNVMLKEFSRLDGAFVISDSGKIVSAYRYLEPAAEGVDIPKGLGARHMAAGAITRDTNAIAIVLSESDGLVRAFKGGTIILELDPEEY; encoded by the coding sequence ATGTCCCGTCCGACCGACCTCCTGTCCGACCTCGTCGGGGACGTCGACGGGGTCGTCCTCTTCTCCCCGTCCGGCTCGCAGTACACCGAGTTCGTCGAGGCCGAGGGGGACCCGGTCGTCGTCGCCGCGGACAACGACGTGGAGGCCGAGCGGTACGTCGAACTGCCGCTGACGTTCGACAACGTCAAGGACAGGATCCGGTTCGGGATCGAGGGGGCGATGGAGCGCGACTTCCTCGAGGACGGCGACACGGTCGCCTGCGCGGTCGGGGTGTTCGACGACGCCATCGACGGGGTCGTTCGGACGCCGGTCGACGAGTCGATGCACTCGGGCATCTTCGACCTGTTCGCCAACTCGCGGGCGGACCCGAACGTCGTCCGCGACGTGTTCGACGTCGCCATCGAACTCGGGAAGAAGGGCCAGAAGGGCAAGCCCGTCGGCGCGCTGTTCGTCGTCGGCGACGCGGGGAAGGTGATGAACAAGTCCCGTCCGCTCTCGTACAACCCGTTCGAGAAGTCCCACGTCCACGTCGGCGACCCCATCGTGAACGTGATGTTGAAGGAGTTCTCCCGACTCGACGGCGCGTTCGTCATCAGCGACTCGGGCAAGATCGTCTCGGCCTACCGCTACCTCGAACCGGCCGCAGAGGGCGTCGACATCCCGAAGGGGCTCGGGGCACGCCACATGGCCGCCGGGGCGATCACCCGCGACACGAACGCCATCGCCATCGTGCTCTCGGAGTCCGACGGCCTCGTCCGCGCGTTCAAGGGCGGGACGATCATCCTCGAACTCGATCCGGAGGAGTACTGA
- a CDS encoding mechanosensitive ion channel family protein → MSVLDPTLALVQATPSPLDRAVRSVPARVWLAVGVLLFGALLSYAVIAVNRRILESAGVPGTIEGTAFERTAREFGTSTVSIIAKLSGYFIFILSMLVALTVADVSFISEFWNRVAVFLPKVFIAILVLIVGIVVGDKVQLLVEERLRGVKLPQVSVLPLAAKYSVFYIAALVALSQINVATGALVVLLGAYALAVVLFCSLAFRDLLASGAAGIFLLLNQPYGIGDRVRIGETEGIVQEVDIFVTHVETDDEEYVVPNRRAMTDGIVRIRS, encoded by the coding sequence ATGTCGGTCCTCGACCCCACACTCGCGCTCGTTCAGGCGACGCCCAGCCCCCTCGATCGAGCCGTCCGGTCGGTTCCCGCGAGGGTGTGGCTCGCCGTGGGCGTCCTGCTGTTCGGCGCGCTGCTCAGCTACGCCGTCATCGCCGTGAACCGTCGGATCCTCGAGAGCGCCGGCGTTCCGGGGACGATCGAGGGGACCGCGTTCGAGCGGACAGCACGCGAGTTCGGGACCTCGACCGTCTCCATCATCGCGAAGCTGTCCGGCTACTTCATCTTCATCCTCTCGATGCTCGTCGCGCTGACCGTCGCGGACGTGAGCTTCATCTCGGAGTTCTGGAACCGCGTCGCCGTCTTCCTCCCGAAGGTGTTCATCGCCATCCTCGTGCTCATCGTCGGCATCGTCGTCGGCGACAAGGTCCAGTTGCTCGTCGAGGAGCGACTCCGCGGGGTGAAGCTCCCGCAGGTGAGCGTGCTCCCGCTCGCCGCGAAGTACAGCGTCTTCTACATCGCGGCGCTCGTCGCGCTCAGCCAGATCAACGTCGCCACCGGCGCGCTCGTCGTGCTGCTCGGGGCCTACGCGCTGGCGGTCGTCCTGTTCTGCTCGCTCGCGTTCCGCGACCTGCTCGCCTCCGGTGCGGCCGGCATCTTCCTCCTGCTCAACCAGCCGTACGGCATCGGCGACCGCGTCCGGATCGGGGAGACGGAGGGCATCGTCCAGGAGGTCGACATCTTCGTCACGCACGTCGAGACCGACGACGAGGAGTACGTCGTGCCGAACCGCCGGGCGATGACCGACGGCATCGTTCGAATCCGCTCTTGA
- a CDS encoding acyltransferase, whose amino-acid sequence MEDDQGDDDRDADASADSATADQDPADDVPTDHVPAGSGGPARYDRLERHPTPGGRNSLRFWTDAKSPVRVALNYLVVWLIRISPSLRAKNWLLRRLGADVGEGVSWGLEATPDVFWPERISLGEDAIVGYDSVLLCHEFLQDEYRVGDVVVGDRAMLGANVTVLPGVHVGDDAQVAANSLVADDVPDGETVAGVPAEPVRRE is encoded by the coding sequence ATCGAGGACGACCAGGGCGACGACGATCGGGACGCCGACGCCTCGGCCGACAGCGCCACGGCAGACCAGGACCCGGCCGACGACGTACCGACCGACCACGTCCCGGCCGGCTCCGGCGGACCCGCCCGCTACGACCGGCTCGAACGGCACCCGACCCCGGGCGGCCGGAACTCGCTCCGGTTCTGGACCGACGCGAAGTCGCCGGTACGGGTCGCTCTCAACTACCTCGTCGTCTGGCTGATCCGGATCTCGCCGAGCCTTCGCGCGAAGAACTGGCTGCTCCGTCGGCTCGGCGCGGACGTCGGCGAGGGGGTCTCGTGGGGGCTGGAGGCGACCCCGGACGTGTTCTGGCCCGAACGGATCAGCCTGGGCGAGGACGCCATCGTCGGCTACGACTCGGTGCTGTTGTGTCACGAGTTCCTGCAGGACGAGTACCGGGTGGGCGACGTCGTCGTCGGCGACCGCGCGATGCTGGGCGCGAACGTGACGGTCCTCCCGGGCGTCCACGTCGGCGACGACGCGCAGGTGGCCGCGAACTCGCTCGTCGCGGACGACGTCCCGGACGGCGAGACGGTCGCGGGCGTTCCGGCCGAGCCCGTCCGACGGGAGTGA
- the purD gene encoding phosphoribosylamine--glycine ligase codes for MTETVLLVGGGGREHAIARALADDCDLYACASNRNPGIAALADGFEAVGEREAGEIVDYAADVGADLAVVGPESALEAGVADALDDAGVYTFGPRAAQARLETDKAFQRRFMREESIPGCPAFETFEDAESAAKYVESVDDDVAVKPTGLTGGKGVRVTGDQVAHAEAAAYVREADHDEWVVEERLVGEEFTVQAFVADGEVRVTPAIQDHKRAYEGDEGPNTGGMGSYSDTTPTLPFMTGDDYEDAVAVLEAVVDALPEYKGVLYGQFMLGAEGPKVVEFNARFGDPEAMNTLPALETPFLDVLTAARDGDSLPELSFSGDATVCKYAVPAGYPTDPEAGARIEVDEDAAGEAILFYASVDEREDGLYTTTSRSFAVVGLGDSIAAAEGRAESALAAAGEGFHVRHDVGTESLVRRRVDHMAELRGEDD; via the coding sequence ATGACAGAGACGGTGCTGCTCGTCGGCGGCGGCGGACGGGAACACGCCATCGCCCGTGCGCTGGCCGACGACTGTGACCTGTACGCCTGCGCGAGCAACCGGAACCCCGGCATCGCCGCCCTCGCCGACGGGTTCGAAGCCGTCGGGGAGCGCGAGGCCGGCGAAATCGTCGACTACGCGGCGGACGTCGGCGCGGATCTCGCCGTCGTCGGCCCGGAGTCCGCGCTCGAAGCGGGCGTCGCGGACGCCCTCGACGACGCTGGCGTCTACACGTTCGGCCCGCGGGCCGCCCAAGCACGCCTGGAGACGGACAAGGCGTTCCAGCGGCGGTTCATGCGCGAGGAGTCGATCCCGGGCTGTCCGGCGTTCGAGACGTTCGAGGACGCCGAGTCGGCGGCGAAGTACGTCGAGTCGGTCGACGACGACGTGGCCGTGAAACCGACGGGGCTCACCGGCGGGAAGGGCGTCCGCGTCACCGGCGACCAGGTGGCCCACGCCGAGGCCGCCGCGTACGTCCGCGAGGCCGACCACGACGAGTGGGTGGTCGAGGAGCGCCTCGTCGGCGAGGAGTTCACCGTCCAGGCGTTCGTAGCCGACGGCGAGGTCCGCGTCACGCCCGCCATCCAGGACCACAAGCGCGCCTACGAGGGCGACGAGGGGCCCAACACCGGCGGGATGGGGAGCTACTCGGACACGACCCCCACGCTGCCGTTCATGACCGGGGACGACTACGAGGACGCGGTCGCGGTGCTGGAGGCGGTCGTCGACGCCCTCCCGGAGTACAAGGGGGTCCTCTACGGCCAGTTCATGCTCGGTGCCGAGGGACCGAAGGTGGTCGAGTTCAACGCGCGCTTCGGCGACCCGGAGGCGATGAACACGCTGCCCGCCCTGGAGACGCCGTTCCTCGACGTGCTGACCGCGGCACGCGACGGCGACTCGCTCCCCGAACTGTCGTTCTCCGGGGACGCGACGGTCTGCAAGTACGCCGTGCCGGCGGGCTACCCAACGGACCCCGAGGCGGGCGCGCGAATCGAGGTCGACGAGGACGCCGCCGGCGAGGCGATCCTCTTCTACGCCAGCGTCGACGAGCGCGAGGACGGCCTGTACACGACGACCTCCCGGTCGTTCGCGGTCGTCGGCCTGGGGGACTCGATCGCCGCCGCCGAGGGGCGGGCCGAGTCGGCGCTGGCCGCGGCCGGCGAGGGGTTCCACGTCCGGCACGACGTCGGGACCGAATCGCTCGTCCGACGACGGGTCGACCACATGGCCGAGCTTCGCGGCGAGGACGACTGA
- a CDS encoding thioredoxin domain-containing protein translates to MSDPTARNRLDEEASPYLRQHADNPVNWQPWDDDALAAARERDVPIFLSVGYSACHWCHVMEEESFEDDAVAAVLNESFVPVKVDREERPDLDRVYQTVCQLVSGRGGWPLSAWLTPEGEPFYVGTYFPRDGRQGMPGFLEICRNMADSWADPKQRSDIEDRADQWTTAVRDELEESETGAGAADDSGFDSDSDDGDDRTLLDDATTAAIRSADPEHGGFGHGGPKFPQPERVDLLMRAYARSGRQEPLDVALGALEAMANGGLYDHVGGGFHRYCTDREWVVPHFEKMLYDNAELARTYLDAHQLTGRSRYGVVAQETLGFVDRELSHPDGSFYATLDADSGEGEGAYYVWTPEGVREAVGDELTADLLCERYGVTEGGNFEGGRTVVTIAADVEALAERHELDVSDVRRRLVDGRLELFAARDGRERPPRDEKVLAGWNGLMISAFARGGRVLGPELGERAERALSSVREHLWDGEHLSRRVMDGEVKGVGYLEDYAFLARGAFDTYQVTGDVTHLSFALDLARVVVDAFYDAEAGTVYATPADGEELVARPQEPKDQSTPSSLGVATSLLLDLHQFAPDEGFEVAATDVLATYEDRVRASPLEHTTLAMAAAKRARGPIEVTLAAGSVGTAGSAESAGSSDRIDLPDGWRETLSDRYLPGAVVAPRPADEDGLAEWLDALDLDDAPPIWADRGARDGEPTAYVCENFTCSPPNHDLAEALAWADDREA, encoded by the coding sequence ATGAGCGACCCCACGGCGCGAAACCGGCTGGACGAGGAGGCCAGCCCGTACCTGCGCCAGCACGCCGACAACCCCGTCAACTGGCAGCCCTGGGACGACGACGCGCTCGCTGCCGCCCGCGAGCGGGACGTGCCCATCTTCCTCTCGGTCGGCTACTCGGCGTGCCACTGGTGTCACGTCATGGAGGAGGAGTCGTTCGAGGACGACGCGGTCGCGGCGGTGCTGAACGAGTCGTTCGTCCCGGTGAAGGTCGACCGCGAGGAGCGCCCCGACCTCGACCGCGTCTACCAGACGGTCTGTCAACTGGTCAGCGGCCGCGGGGGCTGGCCGCTCTCCGCCTGGCTCACGCCCGAGGGGGAGCCGTTCTACGTCGGGACGTACTTCCCGCGCGACGGGCGGCAGGGGATGCCCGGCTTCCTCGAAATCTGCCGGAACATGGCCGACTCCTGGGCCGACCCGAAACAGCGCTCGGACATCGAGGACCGGGCTGACCAGTGGACGACCGCGGTGCGTGACGAACTCGAGGAGTCCGAAACGGGGGCCGGAGCCGCCGACGATTCCGGCTTCGATTCCGACTCCGACGACGGTGACGACCGGACGCTCCTCGACGACGCGACGACGGCGGCGATCAGGAGCGCGGACCCCGAACACGGCGGCTTCGGCCACGGCGGGCCGAAGTTCCCCCAGCCCGAGCGGGTCGACCTGCTGATGCGGGCCTACGCGCGTTCCGGTCGACAGGAGCCGCTCGACGTCGCGCTGGGCGCGCTGGAGGCGATGGCGAACGGCGGCCTCTACGACCACGTCGGCGGCGGCTTTCACCGCTACTGCACCGACCGCGAGTGGGTGGTCCCCCACTTCGAGAAGATGCTGTACGACAACGCGGAACTCGCGCGGACGTACCTCGACGCCCACCAGTTGACGGGTCGGTCGCGGTACGGCGTCGTCGCCCAGGAGACGCTCGGGTTCGTCGACCGCGAACTCTCCCATCCGGACGGCAGCTTCTACGCGACGCTCGACGCGGACTCCGGCGAAGGCGAGGGGGCCTACTACGTCTGGACGCCCGAGGGCGTCCGGGAGGCGGTCGGCGACGAACTGACGGCGGACCTGCTGTGCGAGCGATACGGGGTGACCGAGGGCGGGAACTTCGAGGGCGGCCGCACCGTCGTGACGATCGCTGCCGACGTCGAGGCGCTGGCGGAGCGGCACGAGCTCGACGTCTCGGACGTCCGTCGGCGGCTCGTCGACGGTCGGCTCGAACTGTTCGCCGCGCGCGACGGGCGGGAACGACCGCCGCGCGACGAGAAGGTGCTCGCCGGCTGGAACGGGCTGATGATCTCGGCGTTCGCCCGGGGCGGCAGGGTGCTCGGCCCGGAACTCGGCGAGCGGGCCGAGCGGGCGCTCTCGTCCGTCCGCGAGCACCTCTGGGACGGCGAGCACCTCTCGCGCCGGGTGATGGACGGCGAGGTCAAGGGGGTCGGCTACCTGGAGGACTACGCCTTCCTCGCGCGCGGCGCGTTCGACACCTACCAGGTGACCGGCGACGTGACCCACCTCTCGTTCGCGCTGGACCTGGCGCGGGTCGTCGTGGACGCGTTCTACGACGCCGAGGCGGGCACCGTCTACGCGACGCCGGCGGACGGCGAGGAACTCGTCGCACGGCCACAGGAGCCGAAGGACCAGTCCACCCCCTCGAGCCTCGGCGTGGCGACGTCGCTCCTGCTGGACCTGCACCAGTTCGCGCCCGACGAGGGGTTCGAGGTGGCCGCGACCGACGTGCTGGCGACCTACGAGGATCGGGTCCGCGCGAGCCCGCTCGAACACACGACCCTGGCGATGGCGGCAGCCAAGCGTGCGCGCGGGCCGATCGAGGTGACGCTGGCGGCCGGGTCGGTCGGGACTGCTGGCTCGGCCGAATCCGCCGGGTCGTCGGACCGGATCGACCTCCCCGACGGGTGGCGAGAGACGCTCTCGGACCGGTATCTCCCGGGGGCGGTCGTCGCGCCACGGCCCGCCGACGAGGACGGGCTGGCCGAGTGGCTCGACGCGCTGGACCTGGACGACGCGCCACCGATCTGGGCGGATCGGGGCGCTCGCGACGGCGAACCGACGGCGTACGTCTGTGAGAACTTCACCTGTTCGCCGCCGAACCACGACCTCGCGGAGGCGCTGGCCTGGGCTGACGACCGGGAAGCGTGA
- a CDS encoding 30S ribosomal protein S13, whose product MSAEEPEDAPDGEEDDDDLQYFVRIGQTDLDGTKTVERSLTDMKGIGQRTARLVAESADVDRTATFGRLDEEAIDAVVDVVEHLEDHIPAWMVNRQKDFFTGETAHKTGSDLQEKRRHDINRMKMIDSYKGTRHKRGQKVRGQRTKSTGRTEGTIGVNVEEIREEAAEEAAAAEEEGEEI is encoded by the coding sequence ATGAGTGCAGAAGAACCAGAGGACGCGCCAGACGGCGAGGAGGACGACGACGACCTCCAGTACTTCGTCCGGATCGGGCAGACCGACCTGGACGGGACGAAGACCGTCGAGCGCAGCCTCACGGACATGAAGGGTATCGGCCAGCGGACGGCGCGACTGGTCGCCGAGTCGGCGGACGTGGACCGAACGGCCACGTTCGGCCGCCTCGACGAGGAGGCCATCGACGCCGTCGTCGACGTCGTCGAGCACCTCGAGGACCACATCCCGGCGTGGATGGTCAACCGGCAGAAGGACTTCTTCACCGGCGAGACCGCCCACAAGACGGGCTCTGACCTCCAGGAGAAGCGACGTCACGACATCAACCGCATGAAAATGATCGACTCCTACAAGGGGACTCGCCACAAGCGCGGGCAGAAGGTCCGCGGACAGCGGACCAAGTCCACGGGCCGGACCGAGGGCACCATCGGCGTCAACGTCGAGGAGATCCGCGAGGAGGCGGCCGAGGAGGCCGCAGCCGCCGAGGAGGAGGGTGAGGAGATCTGA
- a CDS encoding 30S ribosomal protein S4, whose protein sequence is MTTGNSTKRYETPNHPYQGERIAQESDLVGRYGLKNKEELWRAQSELRDYRREARRLIGEAQGDVEAAGEAGADFVDSLRRYGILGDNDDITEVLSLEVTDVLERRLQTVAYRKGVGNTPDQARQFIVHGHVVVGDARVTRPSYQVPSDEADLVSFDETSPLADELHPERAEGQ, encoded by the coding sequence ATGACGACCGGAAACTCCACCAAGCGATACGAGACGCCCAACCACCCGTACCAGGGCGAGCGCATCGCCCAGGAGTCGGACCTGGTCGGGCGCTACGGCCTGAAGAACAAGGAGGAGCTCTGGCGCGCGCAGTCGGAACTGCGCGACTACCGCCGCGAGGCGCGACGCCTCATCGGCGAGGCCCAGGGTGACGTCGAGGCCGCCGGCGAGGCGGGCGCCGACTTCGTCGATAGCCTCCGCCGCTACGGCATCCTCGGCGACAACGACGACATCACCGAGGTGCTCTCGCTCGAGGTCACCGACGTGCTCGAACGCCGCCTCCAGACGGTCGCCTACCGCAAGGGCGTCGGCAACACGCCCGACCAGGCGCGACAGTTCATCGTCCACGGCCACGTGGTCGTCGGCGACGCCCGCGTCACGCGGCCGTCCTACCAGGTCCCGAGCGACGAGGCGGACCTCGTCTCCTTCGACGAGACGAGTCCGCTCGCGGACGAACTCCACCCGGAACGCGCGGAGGGTCAGTAA
- a CDS encoding 30S ribosomal protein S11: MSESENTPEGEGKWAIANVFASFNNTLITVTDVTGAETLVKSSGGAVVKQNRDEASPYAAMQMAEGVAEDLLAQGIEGVHVRVRGPGGNAQKSPGPGSQATIRALARAGLEIGRIEDVTPIPHDGTRAPKKNRL, from the coding sequence ATGAGCGAATCCGAGAACACGCCAGAGGGCGAGGGCAAGTGGGCCATCGCCAACGTCTTCGCATCGTTCAACAACACGCTCATCACCGTCACGGACGTCACGGGCGCCGAAACGCTCGTGAAGTCCTCCGGCGGCGCGGTCGTGAAGCAGAACCGCGACGAGGCGTCGCCCTACGCCGCGATGCAGATGGCGGAGGGCGTCGCCGAGGACCTGCTCGCCCAGGGCATCGAGGGCGTGCACGTCCGCGTGCGCGGTCCCGGCGGGAACGCACAGAAGTCCCCCGGCCCCGGCTCGCAGGCGACGATCCGTGCGCTCGCGCGGGCCGGACTCGAGATCGGTCGCATCGAGGACGTGACTCCCATCCCGCACGACGGCACGCGGGCACCGAAGAAGAACCGGCTGTAA
- a CDS encoding DNA-directed RNA polymerase subunit D, which produces MADEFDVEVVSRDDRTANLLVRGLTPAVANGIRRSVLAEVPTLSIDTVRFVENTSVMFDEMVALRLGLVPLTTPLDDYEIGDTVTVALEVDGPATAYSGDIETSDSLVQPADENVPIIELKEGQRLEFEADAVLDTGKGHAKHQGGVGIGYRHLQKVEVVGERGEFDEEEPHILRGVIETEDGEYVHTDEFDADLTNRYPGKELEVTDVPDAFVFHVESDGSVDVDELILRAVESLQDRADELATKVAV; this is translated from the coding sequence ATGGCAGACGAATTCGACGTGGAGGTGGTTTCCCGGGACGACCGCACCGCGAACCTGCTCGTGCGGGGGCTCACGCCCGCCGTGGCGAACGGGATCCGGCGCAGCGTCCTCGCGGAAGTGCCGACCCTATCCATCGACACCGTCCGGTTCGTGGAGAACACGTCGGTGATGTTCGACGAGATGGTGGCGCTCAGGCTCGGGCTCGTCCCGCTGACGACGCCGCTCGACGACTACGAGATCGGTGACACCGTCACCGTCGCGCTCGAGGTCGACGGGCCGGCCACGGCCTACTCGGGCGACATCGAGACGTCCGACTCGCTCGTCCAGCCAGCCGACGAGAACGTTCCCATCATCGAGCTGAAGGAAGGCCAGCGCCTCGAGTTCGAAGCCGACGCCGTGCTCGACACCGGGAAGGGCCACGCCAAACATCAGGGCGGCGTGGGCATCGGCTACCGACACCTCCAGAAGGTGGAGGTCGTCGGGGAGCGCGGCGAGTTCGACGAGGAGGAGCCTCACATCCTCCGGGGCGTCATCGAGACCGAGGACGGCGAGTACGTCCACACCGACGAGTTCGACGCCGACCTCACGAACCGCTACCCCGGCAAGGAGCTGGAGGTGACCGACGTCCCCGACGCGTTCGTCTTCCACGTCGAGTCGGACGGCTCCGTGGACGTCGACGAACTGATCCTCCGCGCGGTCGAGTCGCTGCAGGACCGCGCGGACGAACTGGCAACGAAGGTCGCAGTCTGA
- a CDS encoding 50S ribosomal protein L18e, with protein sequence MSSSKTNPRLQNLIAELKSVARSSEASVWQDVADRLEKPRRTHAEVNLGRIERYANEDETVIVPGKVLGSGVLRKDVTVAAVDFSGTAETKIDQAGSAVTLEEALSNNPDGSDVRVIR encoded by the coding sequence ATGAGTAGTAGCAAGACCAATCCGAGACTTCAGAACCTCATCGCCGAACTGAAGTCGGTCGCGCGCTCGTCCGAGGCCAGCGTCTGGCAGGACGTCGCCGACCGGCTCGAAAAGCCGCGGCGCACGCACGCGGAGGTCAACCTCGGCCGCATCGAGCGGTACGCGAACGAGGACGAGACCGTCATCGTGCCGGGCAAGGTGCTCGGCTCGGGCGTGCTCCGCAAGGACGTCACCGTCGCCGCCGTCGACTTCTCCGGCACCGCCGAGACGAAGATCGACCAGGCCGGCTCCGCGGTGACCCTGGAGGAAGCGCTGTCGAACAACCCAGACGGGTCCGACGTACGGGTGATCCGATGA
- a CDS encoding 50S ribosomal protein L13 — protein sequence MSLAEFEADLVVDARDCIMGRVASEVAQRALEGERVAVVNAERAVITGNEEATMETYRTRAELGSDRGPEYPKRPDRIFKRSIRGMVPYKKPRGREAFENVRVYVGNPFADDASTRSPAGDAESPEAEILEGTSLDRLSTIKFTTLGDVAEDLGANVTW from the coding sequence ATGAGCCTCGCCGAGTTCGAGGCCGACCTCGTCGTCGACGCCCGGGACTGCATCATGGGTCGGGTCGCCTCCGAGGTGGCCCAGCGCGCGCTCGAGGGCGAGCGCGTCGCGGTGGTGAACGCCGAGCGGGCGGTCATCACCGGCAACGAGGAGGCCACGATGGAGACGTACCGCACGCGCGCGGAACTCGGCTCCGACCGTGGCCCCGAGTACCCCAAGCGGCCGGACCGCATCTTCAAGCGGTCCATCCGCGGCATGGTCCCGTACAAGAAGCCCCGCGGCCGCGAGGCGTTCGAGAACGTCCGCGTCTACGTGGGCAACCCGTTCGCGGACGACGCCTCGACGCGGTCGCCCGCCGGCGACGCCGAGTCGCCCGAGGCCGAGATCCTCGAGGGGACCTCGCTGGACCGACTGTCGACCATCAAGTTCACGACCCTCGGCGACGTCGCCGAGGACCTTGGAGCGAACGTCACATGGTAA
- a CDS encoding 30S ribosomal protein S9, translating into MVTNTSGKKKTAVARATVREGEGRVRIDSEPVELAEPEQARLKMLEPFRIAGEDLRSQVDIDVAVNGGGYAGQADAARTAIARGLVEYLNDAELRDAFMEFDRSLLVNDSRQSEPKKWGGPGARARYQKSYR; encoded by the coding sequence ATGGTAACGAACACATCAGGAAAGAAGAAGACGGCCGTCGCCCGCGCCACGGTACGCGAGGGCGAGGGCCGCGTCCGCATCGACTCCGAGCCCGTCGAGCTGGCAGAGCCGGAGCAGGCCCGCCTGAAGATGCTGGAGCCGTTCCGCATCGCCGGCGAGGACCTCCGCTCGCAGGTCGACATCGACGTCGCCGTCAACGGCGGCGGCTACGCCGGGCAGGCAGACGCCGCCCGCACCGCCATCGCCCGCGGGCTCGTCGAGTATCTCAACGACGCCGAACTCCGCGACGCGTTCATGGAGTTCGACCGCTCGCTGCTCGTGAACGACTCGCGGCAGTCCGAGCCGAAGAAGTGGGGCGGGCCCGGCGCGCGCGCCCGCTACCAGAAGTCGTACCGCTGA
- a CDS encoding DNA-directed RNA polymerase subunit N, with protein MMIPVRCFTCGTVIGEHWEEFKARAREGEEDPGEVLDELGVDRHCCRRMMISHTDLVDVVSPYQ; from the coding sequence ATGATGATTCCAGTCCGGTGTTTCACGTGCGGCACGGTCATCGGTGAGCACTGGGAGGAGTTCAAGGCCCGCGCCCGCGAGGGCGAGGAGGACCCCGGCGAGGTCCTCGACGAGCTGGGCGTCGACCGGCACTGCTGCCGGCGGATGATGATCTCCCACACGGACCTCGTCGACGTCGTCTCACCGTACCAATGA
- a CDS encoding DNA-directed RNA polymerase subunit K, with the protein MSGNEPAIRYNRYEKARILGARALQLAYGAPVLVESDQSEPILIAAEEYDAGVLPFTVRREGK; encoded by the coding sequence ATGAGCGGGAACGAGCCCGCCATCCGGTACAACCGGTACGAGAAGGCACGCATCCTCGGGGCACGAGCCCTGCAGCTCGCGTACGGCGCGCCCGTGCTGGTCGAGAGCGACCAGTCCGAGCCCATCCTCATCGCGGCCGAGGAGTACGACGCCGGCGTCCTGCCGTTCACGGTCAGGCGGGAGGGCAAATGA